In Merismopedia glauca CCAP 1448/3, the following proteins share a genomic window:
- a CDS encoding ferredoxin:protochlorophyllide reductase (ATP-dependent) subunit N — protein sequence MTVAQDPSALTFECETGNYHTFCPISCVAWLYQKIEDSFFLVIGTKTCGYFLQNAMGVMIFAEPRYAMAELEEGDISAQLNDYEELKRLCVQIKRDRNPSVIVWIGTCTTEIIKMDMEGLAPRLEAELGIPIVVARANGLDYAFTQGEDTVLAAMANRCPDKAPESEKEERSGIQKLLNFGRKKEDVEADESDYAKHTPLVLFGSLPDPVVTQLSLELKKQGVKVSGWLPAKRFTELPVLEEGYYVAGVNPFLSRTATTLMRRRKCKLIGAPFPIGPDGTRAWIEKICSVLGIEPKGLEEREQQIWASLEDYLQIVRGKSVFFMGDNLLEVSLARFLIRCGMTVPEIGIPYMDKRYQAAELAFLEKTCNDMGVPLPKIVEKPDNYNQIQRIYDLKPDLVITGMAHANPLEARGINTKWSVEFTFAQIHGFTNARDILELATRPLRRNNNLKDLGWDKLVREEAKV from the coding sequence ATGACTGTTGCTCAAGATCCATCAGCATTAACATTTGAGTGCGAAACTGGGAATTACCATACTTTTTGTCCGATTAGCTGCGTAGCTTGGTTATATCAAAAGATTGAAGATAGCTTCTTTTTAGTAATTGGAACTAAAACCTGCGGTTACTTCTTGCAAAATGCGATGGGGGTGATGATTTTCGCGGAACCTCGCTATGCGATGGCAGAATTAGAAGAAGGCGATATTTCCGCTCAATTAAACGATTACGAAGAATTAAAAAGATTGTGCGTGCAAATTAAACGCGATCGCAATCCTAGCGTTATAGTTTGGATTGGTACTTGCACTACCGAAATCATCAAAATGGATATGGAAGGCTTAGCACCGAGGCTAGAAGCCGAACTGGGAATTCCCATCGTGGTAGCTCGTGCTAATGGCTTAGATTACGCATTTACCCAGGGAGAAGACACAGTTTTAGCCGCAATGGCGAACCGTTGCCCAGATAAAGCACCGGAATCCGAAAAAGAAGAACGCAGTGGAATTCAAAAACTGCTCAACTTCGGGCGCAAAAAAGAAGATGTCGAAGCTGATGAATCAGACTACGCCAAACATACACCTCTAGTTTTATTTGGTTCCCTACCCGATCCTGTAGTTACCCAACTCTCGCTAGAATTGAAGAAACAGGGAGTTAAAGTTTCTGGTTGGTTACCCGCGAAACGCTTCACTGAGTTACCAGTTTTAGAAGAAGGTTACTATGTCGCTGGGGTGAATCCTTTCCTCAGTCGCACCGCTACTACCTTAATGCGCCGTCGCAAGTGTAAACTAATCGGCGCACCATTCCCAATTGGTCCCGATGGTACTCGCGCTTGGATTGAGAAGATTTGCTCGGTATTAGGAATCGAACCCAAAGGCTTGGAAGAACGGGAACAGCAAATTTGGGCAAGTTTAGAAGATTACCTGCAAATAGTGCGGGGTAAGTCAGTCTTCTTTATGGGAGATAACCTGTTGGAAGTTTCTCTAGCGCGCTTCTTAATTCGCTGCGGGATGACTGTACCAGAAATCGGGATTCCTTACATGGATAAACGCTACCAAGCCGCAGAATTAGCGTTTCTAGAAAAGACTTGCAATGATATGGGCGTACCTCTACCCAAAATTGTCGAAAAACCAGATAACTACAATCAGATTCAACGCATTTACGATCTGAAGCCAGATTTAGTAATTACAGGTATGGCTCATGCTAACCCATTAGAAGCCAGAGGAATCAATACTAAGTGGTCTGTTGAGTTCACTTTCGCTCAAATTCACGGCTTTACAAATGCTAGAGATATCTTAGAACTAGCTACTCGTCCTCTGCGTCGGAATAACAACCTGAAGGATTTGGGTTGGGATAAATTGGTGAGAGAAGAGGCTAAGGTATAG
- a CDS encoding glycosyltransferase family protein encodes MKKLSPQLAHQRQKMRSTHPGDRFNLHLGQSLWLDKQQLPPLCDKFQLSTSHKLRIAVYSHDTMGLGHKRRNLLISQTLGASALDADILMISGMSEANNFSMFPGVDCLTLPALHKNSNGEYRSRRLDISISEIINLRSQVIRTTVESFTPDVLIVDNVPRGVMGELDSTLEYLHDRGQTYCILGLRDILDEPSAVRLDWQRRHNDLVIQDYYDAVWVYGDPSVYDSVKEYNFAPETNAKLHYMGYLDQTARLKFVEAASKRALESLNLPSERLILCSVGGGQDGAELAEVFAKTKFPSHTYGVLLTGPFMPPAVRQRLQEQADRRLDLSVLEYFPEPTLLIERADRVIAMGGYNTTCEILSFQKQALIVPRIKPRKEQLVRAERLQAMGLVDMLHPDRLSVETLSGWLKQPDKLPKARDRVNLDGLTRIPEFLAQNIAVTHSYI; translated from the coding sequence ATGAAAAAGCTATCACCTCAATTGGCGCATCAAAGGCAGAAAATGCGCTCGACGCATCCCGGCGATCGCTTCAACCTCCATTTAGGGCAATCCCTTTGGTTGGACAAACAGCAACTGCCACCTCTATGCGATAAATTCCAGCTATCAACCAGCCACAAGTTAAGAATTGCTGTTTATTCGCACGATACGATGGGATTAGGGCATAAACGCCGTAATTTACTGATTAGCCAAACACTGGGGGCTTCAGCTTTAGATGCAGACATTCTCATGATTAGTGGGATGTCAGAAGCCAATAATTTTTCCATGTTTCCTGGGGTAGATTGTTTGACCTTGCCAGCACTCCACAAAAACAGCAACGGAGAGTATAGATCTCGCCGTTTGGATATTTCCATTAGCGAAATCATCAATTTGCGATCGCAAGTCATTCGCACCACCGTCGAAAGTTTCACCCCAGATGTATTGATTGTGGATAACGTACCGCGCGGGGTGATGGGGGAACTAGATTCAACCTTGGAATACTTGCACGATCGCGGGCAAACCTATTGTATTTTGGGCTTGCGAGATATATTAGACGAACCTAGTGCCGTTAGGCTAGATTGGCAGCGTCGCCACAACGACCTAGTGATCCAAGATTATTACGATGCCGTTTGGGTGTATGGCGATCCTAGCGTCTACGACTCGGTTAAAGAATATAACTTTGCCCCAGAGACAAATGCCAAGCTGCATTACATGGGATATCTAGATCAAACTGCCCGTTTAAAGTTTGTCGAGGCAGCCAGCAAACGGGCGCTAGAGAGCCTTAATCTACCTTCAGAGCGTTTAATTCTCTGTTCTGTTGGCGGTGGACAAGATGGAGCAGAATTAGCAGAAGTTTTTGCTAAAACTAAATTTCCATCTCATACCTATGGGGTTCTGTTAACGGGTCCTTTTATGCCCCCAGCAGTTCGCCAGCGCTTGCAAGAACAGGCAGACAGGCGTTTGGACTTGTCTGTACTAGAATATTTTCCCGAACCTACCTTGCTGATAGAACGGGCAGATCGGGTGATTGCGATGGGTGGATACAATACTACTTGTGAAATCCTCTCATTCCAAAAGCAAGCCCTCATCGTCCCCCGTATCAAACCGAGAAAAGAACAACTGGTGCGCGCCGAACGCTTGCAAGCTATGGGACTTGTAGATATGTTACATCCCGATCGCCTCAGTGTCGAGACATTGAGTGGGTGGTTAAAACAACCCGATAAATTACCCAAGGCACGCGATCGCGTCAATCTTGATGGTTTAACTCGCATCCCCGAATTTTTAGCCCAAAATATTGCCGTCACTCATTCATATATTTAA
- a CDS encoding glycosyltransferase — MLLSQSPRVGYVLKRYPRYSETFIVNEILAHEAQGLKIEIFALRPPEDTHFQNIISQVRARVHYIRKPVQGRTSEFLTSLAPTAASYFWAELQEASQLIPDLWAKLSVAQGERASTVYQALWLAREIKLQNITHLHAHFGTVATSVARLAAHFTGIPYTFTAHAKDIFHESVDKQDLTGKLSDAATVVTVSDYNLRYLQANYGIAANRVRRIYNGLDLSQLSYKSPLNRTPLILFVGRLIEKKGGLILIEACAQLRDWDCEFHCQIIGTGSCQRQLIERIKELNLGLQVEIVGPRPQNEVFAALQQAAAFAAPYVVGTDGNRDGLPTVLLEAMALGTPCVATDVTGIPEIVRDGETGLLVPQHDVKALAIALKQLLNNGTQREQLAREARKLIEEAFDIHCNSAVLRSLFQPISTTQKVLQEV; from the coding sequence ATGTTGCTTTCCCAATCGCCACGTGTTGGCTACGTTCTCAAACGCTATCCCCGGTATTCAGAAACCTTTATCGTCAACGAAATCTTAGCCCATGAAGCTCAAGGGCTGAAAATCGAGATATTTGCCCTGCGTCCTCCTGAAGATACCCATTTTCAAAACATTATTTCCCAGGTTCGCGCTAGAGTGCATTACATTCGCAAACCCGTCCAAGGACGTACAAGCGAGTTTCTCACCAGTTTAGCGCCTACCGCAGCCAGCTATTTTTGGGCAGAGTTACAAGAAGCCAGTCAATTAATTCCCGATCTTTGGGCAAAGTTAAGTGTAGCCCAGGGAGAGAGAGCCAGCACGGTCTATCAAGCTCTTTGGCTGGCACGGGAAATTAAACTCCAAAATATTACCCATCTTCACGCTCATTTTGGCACTGTAGCTACCAGCGTGGCTCGTTTGGCTGCTCACTTTACAGGGATTCCCTATACCTTTACCGCTCATGCTAAAGATATCTTTCATGAAAGTGTAGATAAGCAAGATCTGACTGGCAAACTCAGCGATGCTGCTACTGTTGTCACCGTCAGCGATTATAACCTGAGATATCTGCAAGCTAATTACGGTATTGCAGCTAACCGAGTGCGGCGGATTTACAACGGTTTGGATTTATCTCAATTGAGCTACAAATCACCTCTAAATCGTACCCCCTTAATTCTGTTTGTCGGTCGTTTAATCGAGAAAAAAGGCGGGTTAATTTTAATAGAAGCTTGCGCTCAACTCAGAGATTGGGATTGCGAATTTCACTGTCAGATTATCGGTACGGGTTCTTGCCAAAGACAGCTAATAGAGCGAATTAAAGAGTTAAATTTAGGCTTGCAGGTGGAAATAGTGGGTCCTCGCCCGCAAAATGAAGTATTTGCAGCACTTCAGCAAGCAGCAGCGTTTGCGGCTCCTTATGTAGTCGGTACGGATGGCAATCGTGATGGTTTGCCAACGGTACTACTAGAGGCAATGGCTTTGGGAACTCCTTGCGTGGCGACTGATGTCACGGGAATTCCCGAAATCGTGCGGGATGGAGAGACTGGTTTATTAGTGCCGCAACACGATGTTAAGGCTCTAGCGATCGCTCTTAAACAACTGTTAAACAACGGCACTCAACGAGAACAATTGGCGCGAGAGGCAAGAAAACTGATTGAGGAAGCGTTTGACATTCACTGCAATAGTGCCGTATTGCGATCGCTCTTCCAACCGATCTCAACGACGCAAAAAGTTCTTCAGGAGGTGTAA
- a CDS encoding glycosyltransferase family 4 protein codes for MRIAYICADPGIPVFGQKGCSIHVQEILRSLQNLGHQVVLFATRLGDKPPADLANIPVCLLPPIPKGERAIREQVALAVNPDLRLELELAGNFDLIYERYSLWSYSGMEYAKEQGITGILEVNAPLIEEQLQHRGLVDREAAQRVARRVFHAASQIVAVSRTIKDYLTKYVSGQKVHAIGNGVNRDRFALPLIPSFANPPKTFVVGFVGSLKPWHGLSNLTDAFAHLHQKVPSARLLIVGNGPEQGKIAADLCLRELDSAAHFTGAVSPTEIPGLLASMSVAVAPYPERPDFYFSPLKVYEYMAAGLPVVTSRIGQLAEFIEDGVNGMLCPPGDVVALAEALEELWRSPELRQQMGNAARHTVLENHTWDAIAARILALANESRLVGGCR; via the coding sequence ATGCGAATTGCTTATATTTGTGCCGATCCTGGCATTCCTGTCTTCGGTCAAAAAGGATGCTCGATCCACGTTCAAGAAATCTTGCGATCGCTCCAAAATTTGGGGCATCAGGTAGTTTTGTTTGCTACTCGTTTGGGAGATAAGCCGCCAGCAGATTTAGCCAATATTCCCGTTTGCCTTTTACCTCCCATTCCTAAAGGAGAAAGAGCAATTCGCGAACAAGTTGCCCTCGCCGTTAACCCAGATTTACGCCTAGAACTGGAACTAGCTGGTAATTTTGACTTAATCTACGAACGCTATTCCTTGTGGAGCTATAGCGGCATGGAATACGCTAAAGAACAGGGAATTACCGGGATCTTAGAAGTTAATGCCCCTTTAATTGAAGAACAGTTACAACATCGAGGTTTGGTAGATCGGGAAGCGGCTCAAAGGGTGGCTCGGAGAGTCTTTCATGCTGCCAGTCAGATTGTGGCGGTTTCGAGAACTATTAAAGATTATTTGACCAAATACGTGAGTGGGCAAAAAGTTCACGCCATCGGTAATGGAGTCAATCGCGATCGCTTTGCCCTACCTCTAATTCCGTCTTTTGCCAATCCTCCCAAAACTTTTGTCGTCGGATTTGTGGGCAGCTTAAAACCCTGGCATGGATTGTCTAATTTAACCGATGCTTTTGCCCACCTGCATCAAAAAGTACCATCAGCACGACTTTTAATTGTAGGAAATGGACCGGAACAAGGAAAAATCGCAGCAGATTTATGTTTGCGGGAATTAGACTCGGCGGCTCATTTTACTGGTGCCGTCAGCCCCACCGAAATACCTGGATTATTGGCTTCAATGAGCGTAGCAGTAGCTCCGTATCCAGAGCGCCCCGATTTTTACTTCTCTCCTTTAAAAGTCTACGAATACATGGCAGCAGGATTGCCTGTCGTTACCAGTCGCATCGGACAACTAGCTGAATTTATTGAAGATGGGGTCAACGGAATGCTTTGCCCTCCTGGGGATGTGGTGGCGCTGGCAGAGGCTTTAGAGGAATTGTGGCGATCGCCCGAACTCCGCCAGCAGATGGGTAATGCGGCTCGTCATACCGTCTTAGAAAATCATACTTGGGATGCGATCGCCGCACGGATCTTAGCCTTGGCGAATGAGTCTCGGCTCGTCGGAGGTTGTAGATGA
- a CDS encoding ABC transporter ATP-binding protein, with the protein MTSSKSLSKSVPGIWNILVYFSPYIRKQHNLLFLSAIALVFDVLLRVLEPWPLKFVFDYVLIRDRQPPVLPWVGTLEPVWLLTCCALIAIAIPALRAVAAYWNTVWLALVGSRVIGEVREKLYRHLQQLSLAYHHQARSGDLIVRVSSDASRLQEILLTAALPLLVSILTLFGMLAVMFWMDRDLTLLSLLMLPWFGLVASRLSDRIRESSLKQRKQEGAVAATAAESIAAIKLVKALSLQEAFAQVFATQNQRSLKESVQTQQLASNLERTVDVVIAIGTAIVLWYGSWLALRDALTPGDVLVFLTYLKNAFKPVQNFAKYTGRLAKAAASGERILDVLAEIPDVRDLPGAIVAPCLRGEVEFDGVSFGYEPERMLLENINLKVQSGQQIAIVGGSGGGKSTLVSLILRLYDPISGSVKIDGRDIREYTLDSVRSQISVVLQESLLFAATIRENIAYGVADVREAEIVAAAELANAHEFIAAMPQGYDTVVGERGATLSGGQRQRIAIARAAIRQTPILILDEPTTGLDKGSEQIIIEALQRLAQNRTTFVITHDLYLATRSDAIVYIEGGEIKERGSHAELMSDNGRYADLYRIQAAQGEKQAASTRSKL; encoded by the coding sequence ATGACATCGAGTAAATCTCTGTCCAAATCAGTTCCTGGGATCTGGAATATATTAGTTTATTTTAGTCCCTACATTCGCAAACAGCATAATTTATTGTTCTTGAGTGCCATCGCTTTAGTTTTTGATGTCTTACTGCGGGTTCTCGAACCTTGGCCCCTCAAGTTCGTATTTGACTACGTGCTGATTCGCGATCGCCAACCTCCTGTATTGCCCTGGGTAGGCACTCTAGAACCCGTGTGGCTGCTGACGTGCTGTGCCCTAATCGCGATCGCAATTCCAGCTTTGCGGGCGGTGGCGGCTTACTGGAATACGGTGTGGCTGGCTTTGGTAGGGAGTCGGGTGATCGGGGAGGTGCGGGAAAAGTTGTATCGCCACCTGCAACAGTTGTCTCTGGCTTATCACCATCAAGCCAGAAGTGGGGATTTGATTGTCAGGGTTAGTAGTGATGCTAGCAGGCTGCAAGAAATCTTACTAACCGCCGCTTTACCTTTATTAGTCAGCATCTTGACTCTATTTGGGATGTTGGCGGTCATGTTCTGGATGGATCGAGATCTGACTTTGCTTTCCTTATTGATGCTGCCTTGGTTTGGGTTAGTTGCCAGTCGTTTGAGCGATCGCATTCGGGAATCTTCTCTCAAACAGCGCAAGCAAGAAGGGGCGGTGGCGGCTACTGCGGCGGAGTCGATAGCGGCGATTAAACTGGTTAAAGCCCTTTCCCTGCAAGAAGCCTTCGCCCAGGTTTTTGCTACCCAAAATCAACGCAGTCTCAAAGAAAGCGTTCAAACTCAGCAACTAGCTTCTAATTTAGAGCGTACTGTCGATGTAGTTATTGCGATCGGGACAGCTATAGTCCTGTGGTACGGCTCCTGGCTGGCGCTGCGAGATGCCTTAACCCCTGGGGACGTGCTGGTATTTCTGACTTATCTCAAAAATGCTTTTAAACCCGTCCAGAATTTCGCTAAATATACGGGCAGATTAGCCAAGGCTGCGGCTTCGGGAGAGCGGATTTTGGATGTTTTAGCCGAAATTCCTGACGTAAGAGATTTACCTGGGGCGATCGTAGCTCCTTGTTTGCGGGGTGAGGTGGAATTTGATGGGGTTAGTTTCGGGTACGAACCGGAGCGAATGCTGTTAGAGAATATAAATTTAAAGGTGCAATCGGGGCAGCAAATTGCGATTGTGGGAGGTTCTGGCGGGGGTAAATCTACTCTAGTCAGCTTAATTTTGCGCCTTTACGACCCAATTTCCGGTTCAGTGAAGATTGATGGCAGGGATATTAGGGAGTACACGTTGGATTCGGTGCGATCGCAAATTAGCGTTGTTTTGCAAGAAAGTTTATTATTTGCTGCTACTATTCGCGAAAATATTGCTTACGGGGTGGCTGATGTGAGGGAAGCCGAGATTGTGGCTGCGGCTGAACTGGCTAACGCTCATGAGTTTATTGCAGCAATGCCTCAAGGTTACGATACGGTGGTGGGGGAGAGGGGTGCGACTCTTTCGGGGGGACAGAGACAAAGAATTGCGATCGCTCGTGCTGCGATTCGCCAAACGCCGATTCTGATTCTGGATGAGCCTACTACTGGCTTAGATAAAGGTAGCGAACAAATTATTATTGAAGCTTTGCAAAGACTCGCCCAAAACCGCACTACTTTTGTGATTACTCACGATCTTTATTTAGCTACCCGCAGCGATGCGATTGTTTATATAGAAGGGGGGGAAATTAAAGAAAGAGGAAGTCATGCAGAGTTGATGAGTGATAACGGTCGTTATGCAGATCTTTATCGCATACAAGCAGCGC